CCAGTGCATCACGAGTAGAACCGGTGGTAGGCCCCCGACCCGACTAGAAGTCAGTGAGCGGCAACACCATCTGGGGCTTTGCGATGATATGATCCTCCCTCAATGGGCGAACGGCGGTCCCGATCGAGAAGAACTCGGTCGTATGCCCACCCCACTGATGCGGGAGTGAGAGCAACTTAACCCCGACGATGCCCTCAGCGTGCACCGCCTCCGCCTCCGCCTGCATACGGCTCATCGCGAGCTCGCGGGCGTCGTAGAGCGCTTCGGTATAGACCGGAATCTCTGTGTTCTGACCAAAATTACCCATCGACTTCAGCATGCCTTGATGCGCGATGTGATAGACACAGGTACCCATGACCATGCCCAGCGGTGCATATCCAGACTGGAGCAGCGTCCAGAAATCCTGACCGCTCAGATCAGAGGTGAAGGGACGACCATTACTCTGCCAATTGATGGAGGTGTCATCGGCCTTCACCGCGGTACCAACTGCAATGAATTCAGCGATGTCGTTGCCGAACTCTTTGAACTCGACGTCCAATCGCACACCGACGATGCCATCGGCACCCAGAACTTCGGCCTCGGACTGCATGCGCTCCATGGCAAGCTCGCGAGCATGGTACATCGCTGAGGTCAGCTTGTCGAGCTCTTGATTGCTGCTCCAACGACCCACCTGGATACCCACATGGTAAATGGATGAACCAAAGACCAGGCCCAAGG
This genomic window from Ferrimicrobium sp. contains:
- a CDS encoding heavy metal-binding domain-containing protein; the encoded protein is MAEETLDPQQLGVPEDAIRRLQEMRPGQATSLFTSDLSVNEFLLVREAGFRPLGLVFGSSIYHVGIQVGRWSSNQELDKLTSAMYHARELAMERMQSEAEVLGADGIVGVRLDVEFKEFGNDIAEFIAVGTAVKADDTSINWQSNGRPFTSDLSGQDFWTLLQSGYAPLGMVMGTCVYHIAHQGMLKSMGNFGQNTEIPVYTEALYDARELAMSRMQAEAEAVHAEGIVGVKLLSLPHQWGGHTTEFFSIGTAVRPLREDHIIAKPQMVLPLTDF